From the Lysinibacillus fusiformis genome, the window GACGGGATTCCTTTATGGCTAGTAAGTCTGTTATTGACCGTAGCACTTACTTTAACAAATGTTCTTTCTGTCAAAGCTTTTGGTGAGTTTGAGTATTGGTTCTCTCTTATTAAGGTTGCAAGTATAGTCGTTTTTCTTGGTCTTGGTGCATTTATTATTTTTGGTATCGCCCCTAACTTTAATGCTGTAGGTATGACCAACTTAGTTGAACAGGGCGGTTTTTTACCAAACGGTTTTGGCGCTGTTCTAATGGGTGTCGTCATAGTTATTTTTTCTTTTATGGGGACAGAGATCGTGGCCATTGCTGCTGGTGAATCGGATGAACCTTTAGCAGCTGTTACGAAAGCTACCAATTCTATTACTTGGCGTATTTTAATTTTCTATGTGGGTTCTATAGCAGTTGTTGTGACGCTATTACCTTGGCATTCCTCAGATATTTTAACAAGTCCTTATGTAGCGGTACTTGACTATATTGGTATTCCTGCTGCTGCACAAATTATGAATTTTGTTGTTTTAACTGCAGTATTATCGTGCCTAAATTCAGCACTTTATGCTACATCACGAATGGTGTTTTCTTTAGCGGAAAAAGGAGAAGCACCAAAAGCGTTTTTAAAATTAAACAAAAATGGTGCACCTGTCAATGCCATACTTGCCGCAACATTTTTCTCGTATATTGCGGTCATAATGAATTATGTTTCACCAGATAAAGTATTTATGTTTTTATTAAGTTCTTGTAGTGCTATTAAGTTAATTCTTTATTTAATCATTGCCTTTTCACAATTAAGAATGCGACGAAAGATTGAACAAGAAAATCCAGAGCTATTAAAGGTGAAGATGTGGCTATTTCCGTATTTAACGTATTTCACAATACTAGCAACAACAGCATTACTCATTGCGATGTTCTTTATAGAGTCAATGCGCTCACAAATTTTATTTACATGCGTTATTGTGGCCATTGTGATGATTTTCTATATGCTTACTCAAAAGAAAAAGGTGATTAAACAAGCCGATGAATCAAGTTCCCTTTTCACAAAAGACGAGTTTGATTTTGAACAATAAGACGATGAAGGAGTGATCCATTATGACAGTTCAGCAAGAAATGAAAACGCTAACACATTTTATCAAAGGAGAAGAGGTAGCAGGTACAAGTAACAGATTCTCAGAAGTATATAATCCATCAACAGGTGAGGTCATTGCAAGAGTACCGCTTGCTTCAAGAGACGAGGTAAAGCATGCTATTCGGCTTGCAAAAGAAGTCTTTCCAGCATGGAAAAAAACATCCATTGGTAAGCGGGTAGAAGTATTACATCGATTCCGTCAGCTGTTAGTAGAAAAGCAGGAAGAGCTTATCTCTGTGATTTGCCAGGAAAGTGGGAAAACAAAGGAAGACGCGAAGGGTGAAATTGTTCGGGGGATTGAATCAGTGGATATGGCAATCAGTGCCCCACAAATGCTAAAAGGGGAGTACTCCGTTAATGTGGGTGGTAATATTAATGCCTTTTCTGCCAAGTCGCCACTTGGCGTAGTGGCTACGATCGCACCATTTAATTTCCCTGTTATGGTACCTCTCGCAATTACAAGTATGGCTGTTGCAGTGGGGAATGCCGTTATTCTAAAGCCATCTGAACGTGTACCTATCTCAGCATTATACTTGAGCCAATTATGGAAAGAGGCAGGTCTGCCAGACGGTATTTGGACAGTTGTCAATGGTGACAAAGAGGCAGTGGATGAATTGCTAGAAAACAAAGAGATTCAAGCTATCTCATTTGTTGGTTCCACGCCTGTTGCTGAATATATTTATCAAACTGGGACAAAGCACAATAAACGTGTGGCAGCATTTGGTGGTGGGAAGAATTTCATGATTGTTATGCCAGACGCCAATTTAGAACAAACAGCAAATGCCTTTTTAGGAGCAGCATATGGCGCAGCATCTCAGCGCTGTATGGCTATTTCCGGTGCACTTGTTGTAGGCAAGGATACGGAGCAACGTTTTACGGAAATATTGAAAAATAAAATTTCTCAACTAAAGGTTGGGCCTTATACAGAGCAAGACGTCGATTTTGGTCCAGTCATTACTAAACAGTCCAAGGATACAATTATACGCTATATCGATGGGGCAGTCAGTGAAGGGGCAAATCTTGTCATCGACGGAAGAAATCCAAAAGTATGTGAAACGTCTAATGGTTTTTATCTTGGTCCTACTTTACTTAATCATGTCACACCAGAAATGACGATCTTCAAAGAGGAGGTCTTTGGCCCAGCACGTATTGTAGTGGGGGTGGACTCTCTACAAAAGGCTATCGATTTAATAAATGATCATGAGCTTGGTAATGGTGTCACAATGTTTACAAGCAGTGGAGCGGCGGCACGTAAATTCCAAGAAGAAATAGAAGTGGGCATGGTAGGGGTTAATGTGCCAATCCCAATCCCAGTTGGCTATCACAACTTTGGTGGATGGAAACGATCTAAGTTTGGTGAAGGGCATATGTTTGGCCCAGATCAGGCGAGATTCTTTACAAAGGCAAAAACGATTTCTGAACGTTGGCCCGATGAGACAGAGGATACAGCAAGCTCCTTTGCGTTCCCAAGTAATGACGATGCGAAAAACTAATGTAAGAA encodes:
- a CDS encoding CoA-acylating methylmalonate-semialdehyde dehydrogenase — its product is MTVQQEMKTLTHFIKGEEVAGTSNRFSEVYNPSTGEVIARVPLASRDEVKHAIRLAKEVFPAWKKTSIGKRVEVLHRFRQLLVEKQEELISVICQESGKTKEDAKGEIVRGIESVDMAISAPQMLKGEYSVNVGGNINAFSAKSPLGVVATIAPFNFPVMVPLAITSMAVAVGNAVILKPSERVPISALYLSQLWKEAGLPDGIWTVVNGDKEAVDELLENKEIQAISFVGSTPVAEYIYQTGTKHNKRVAAFGGGKNFMIVMPDANLEQTANAFLGAAYGAASQRCMAISGALVVGKDTEQRFTEILKNKISQLKVGPYTEQDVDFGPVITKQSKDTIIRYIDGAVSEGANLVIDGRNPKVCETSNGFYLGPTLLNHVTPEMTIFKEEVFGPARIVVGVDSLQKAIDLINDHELGNGVTMFTSSGAAARKFQEEIEVGMVGVNVPIPIPVGYHNFGGWKRSKFGEGHMFGPDQARFFTKAKTISERWPDETEDTASSFAFPSNDDAKN